The genomic stretch CTTGATGAGGGTAAAAAAAGGGTAAGGATGGATTATGATGATTTTTTTACTAATACACCAAAAGGAGATGATTTGTTTTCTCAAAACAAATTAGATTTAGAAATGGCAAAGGAATCTTTTTCCGAACAAAAGGAAGTCTCCGCGTTTTTTACTAGCTAAACATGGAGCGCAATGGAAATACCGCCAAAGATCAGAATTCCATTGTGTATTGAACAAGGTTCAGTATTTAACTTTTTTGTTGATTTTAGCGATTCAAAGAGACAGTCAAAGAATCGCTATTTTATTATACTCAATCGCAATCCAAAAACCGACACAGCTTTAATCATGGTTACATCTACGACTCAGATACAGAAAAAGAAGGAATTTGTTAAAAGAGCTGGCGTTAGTGATAAAACCATTGTAGAGGTAAAAACAAAGGAACATTGTATCTTTACAAGCGATAGTGCATTCAATTGCAACGAAGTTTTTGAAGTAAATATGAACGATTTAATCAGAAAAATTGAGGAAAATGGGTCCATGAATTATCCCAAACTTCCAGACAATATTCTAAAACGGATTATAGCCGGCATTAACGAAAGCCCTAAAATCTCGCAATCAATAAAAGATTTGACGTAGTCTTCGGTGGGTTTCTAACAACTTTATGACTATAAGTCCAGAAGGTGTACAAGCCTTCACTAATCTCCCGATTACCTCTACAATTACCCCATGCCCATCACCCTTTCCACCAAAGTCTCAGAATACTTCCGCATAACCCCTATTCAGAAGACCGCACTCAAACGTCTGGGTATAGAAACATTGGAAGACCTCCTTTATCATTTCCCTGTCCGATATGGTGATACGGCAATAGCAAAAAGCATTGATTCATTGCAGGCTGGCGATACAGCGGTCATCTTTGGGAAGATCGGTGGACTCAAAGCTAGTAAGGGTTTCAAAACAAAAATAGCGATGGCAGACGGTTACATTGAGGATGAGACTGGTCGTATTCATTGTGTCTGGTTCAACCAGCCTTACTTGGCAAAAATGATTCAAGATAATTCTCTGGTCAGAATAGAAGGAAAAGTTAGTCAGAGAAGGAGCAAAGAGCCAGATAAACCAGGTGAAATTTATTTTTCCAATCCAAAAGTTGAAGCGGTGAACACGGTTCCGATAGGTGTTGGTGATTCCCTATTCGGAGATGGTAATGAAGCTCATACTCTCTACCCAGTCTACCCAGAATCTCGTGGTATCAGTTCTAGTTGGATATATCATTCCATACAAAAAATATTTAAAAATAATATTCTAGAAACACTAGAAGATCCGATCCCAGAATCTATTCTGACAAAATATCATTTACCAAGTATCAAAACCGCTATTATTTGGATACACACTCCACTCAGTAGAGATGACGCTCTCTCTGCTCGCAAACGTTTTTCTTTTGAAGAAATATTCGTTATTCAGATTGGAAAAAAGCAGGCTAGAAAAAAATACGAACAACATCCTTCTTTTCTTGTGGAAACACCACACGCAAATGTACAAGAATTCGTCCGACGTTTCCCATTCCAAGCAACCAATGCGCAGACACGAGCAATAGAGACTATCACTAGCGATATGCGCAAAGATCAAGCAATGTCACGACTTCTTGAGGGAGATGTAGGATCTGGCAAAACTGCTGTAGCTGCTGCTACTGCTTATGCTGTCATGGTTTCTAGACCAGTAAAAAATATTCCCGAACCAATTAAAATAGAAAAAAGTTCAACAAAGAAAAAGGTGGTGCCAACTCAAATAGACCGATCACAAAATCAACCTCTTCTCAAACCATCAGAAAATGTTGTTCGTTCTAGTAATCTTCAAGTCGCTTATATGTGTCCAACCGAAATTCTCGCTAGCCAACACTTTGAATCTTTCATTCAATATTTTTCATATATGCCAATACAGATCGGACTCATCACTGGTTCTGGTTGCAGAAAATTCCCTTCAAAGGTCAATCCAAAAGGCTGGACCGATATTTCTCGTACCCAACTCTTGCAATGGGTAGCAAATGGAGAGATTGCTGTACTCAT from Candidatus Paceibacterota bacterium encodes the following:
- a CDS encoding ATP-dependent DNA helicase RecG, encoding MPITLSTKVSEYFRITPIQKTALKRLGIETLEDLLYHFPVRYGDTAIAKSIDSLQAGDTAVIFGKIGGLKASKGFKTKIAMADGYIEDETGRIHCVWFNQPYLAKMIQDNSLVRIEGKVSQRRSKEPDKPGEIYFSNPKVEAVNTVPIGVGDSLFGDGNEAHTLYPVYPESRGISSSWIYHSIQKIFKNNILETLEDPIPESILTKYHLPSIKTAIIWIHTPLSRDDALSARKRFSFEEIFVIQIGKKQARKKYEQHPSFLVETPHANVQEFVRRFPFQATNAQTRAIETITSDMRKDQAMSRLLEGDVGSGKTAVAAATAYAVMVSRPVKNIPEPIKIEKSSTKKKVVPTQIDRSQNQPLLKPSENVVRSSNLQVAYMCPTEILASQHFESFIQYFSYMPIQIGLITGSGCRKFPSKVNPKGWTDISRTQLLQWVANGEIAVLIGTHALIQKAVEFKNLAYVIIDEQHRFGTAQRAKLVKKSTAPHLLSMTATPIPRTLALTMYGDLDLTLIDESPAGRKPVITELVLPEKRNEVYEKIRQELQASRQMFVICPRINEPDPDKEAAIIAKSVKEEAIRLKRSVFPEYEIDVLHSKMKPDDKDAVMKDFKDGKIDILCATSVVEVGVNVPNATVMIIEGAERFGLAQLHQLRGRVMRSSFQAYCYAFTETTSAKSIDRLKALQSAKNAFELAELDLSQRGAGQLSGTQQWGVSDIAMEALQNLKMVEAARAEASLLIEDDVSLSKYPILKKRVDVHMITSHFE